A region of the Salvia splendens isolate huo1 chromosome 11, SspV2, whole genome shotgun sequence genome:
ATTGTTTTCTCTACGTCCCTGCCCCCATCCGTCTTCTCTTACAGCCATGGTTTTCTCATTACAATTCCAAGACTTGCCACGTCCACAATCAGCAAAGGAAGATGACTGAGTTTTGTCAAGACCCTGGGGCCATTCCCAAGATTCACTTCTAATCCCCCAAGTATTATCCTTTGAAGAACCAACAAGTTTCCGGCAACTTTGCTCCCATGGATCGTCATTTCTCAGATTTAATGTATCATCCCACCTATCCCAACCATTCTCTTGTTTTAAATTCTCAGTACCTAGCAACTGATCTCTTTCCCAAGGGTTATCACTAGTGTATTGCTTTTTATCATGCTGTGTTTGAGCGCACTCAACCTCTTCGTTAATGGTATCCAGCTTTCCTATCTTCTCTGCTTCATCTGGACAAAAAACTTGTAGATCTAGATCTTCCATCAGCTCACGATCTATATATGGGTTCCAATCAATCTCATCGATGTACATGTCTGGGTCTGGCAAAGGGTTATCACATAGATGGCCATTGATCTTGGCCCAGAATCGTTGTTTTGCATTCTCCAATGCTTCTTTACCAGCAGAACCATCCCAATTCAGCACACTAGGATAACTGTAAATATACTTTTTGGATGCCAACACCTTATTCCAAGGAACTTTACAAGAATGGCAATAGTCTATTTCCCATGATGGCACCCTACTGTGAGCAACTCCTTTGAAATGTATAATCAAGACATCAgaatatttacaaaaaaatgttAATGGGACAGTCACGAGATTAAGATGCTAATATTATCAATATATGTTTCTATTATAGTAGAAATGACATTTCCAACTACAGAACAAGACTTAGCAGATGAAACATTAATTGTTCAGACATTGTTACTTGACAAGAACTAGTTGAAAGTGACCTAATGAAAAATATACAAAGGTAAAATGGTCTAGCACTAGCAGCAGTCTGGTGCTCAGATATGTATATGTGATAAAATTTAAAGATGGTGTGTCTTTTGTGGAAGCACCAAGCAATAGCAAATCTAGGCTGTGAAGTACAGGTGATTTTGCTGAATTCAAATAAATGCTAAGGACCTTAAGGTTGTGTTTGCTTATTATATTTCTAAATAAGAGGATTAATTATAATGAGATATAAATTTATGACTAAAAGTGAGGACCACATTTTCAatatcttgtttgttttgaatgaTGATATATTAAGGGAAAAGGTGTGCCTGAAATTTTATATGGCCTGCctgaatttattattatatcaaAGCAAACAAGGTGTAAGGTGGTATATTGAGTTTATCCCCTCTTTACACCACAAAGAAAATGCACCCTAAGTCTCCTGATGTTTAGGTTATCTTGGCTTATGAACAATGAAAATAGACTCAATACCATAATAACTTTATTGAGTATTTATGTTGTAAACATACACATCCAAATCAGCCATTTGACTTTTGGAATCGTGATAAGCAACATGAAGCTACATTTTTTAAGAACTAATGACTGATTGGACATACATATATCTCAATGCATGAATATGTGATATCTGATTCTTCAAATACGACCACTTTGGAAATTAAACTACAAAAGATATCTGCTCTTCGAAAAGGCATGCATGAATGCAACTCTCCTGTTACTCAGACCATGAGCCATTGGGAATGCACATCACACTCTTGTAAAaacaccttaaattactatcAGAGTCATCTTCGATCATTCTCACTTCAAGACAACACAAAGAACCATCCACTAACAATTAAGTGAAACTCCAGCTCCAGCAGCAAACAAATTTGCAATTCTCAGATTAAACTGAACATCAAATAAACACCTGACACTCATTTTTCAGATAAACCCTTTAATTCAAGTATTGACCTTCACAATGGAAGGAAAACTAATTACTGAATTAGGAAACACACACAGCTTAGCCTTATCAAAACCCCCCAACCAAAACTGGATATCTATTTCAGCTTCAATTCTTGCTAGCATTCCTACAGAAAATTAAAAAGGTTTTCTAAAGTAGCAGGGAACAAGAAACGCACTGTAATTACTGGAAAATAGAATAATTCGGATAAAGAAACAATTAGCAATCTGATTATTTGCCTAAATCCAAAAGCCTTCACATTTGTGTACCTAATTAATTAAAACCCGGACACACAATTGGAATTTCTTTCGGTTCCCAATTGATGAATCAGGAATGAATAATCATAAAAAGTATAATCGGATGAGAAACGATGAGTTAGAAGAAAAAGAAGCAGATGGATACGAACCAGAAAAATAGGGTCTTGGGGGAGATGGAGGCGGATCATCACAGTCGTATTGCCTAGGCTTCCTCATGGGTATATATCTGCGATTCCATTTTCCCATTGATGAAAGTTGAAGAGAGGGGAACTCCAAAGGAAGATGAAAAATCTGTTGCAACTTGTAAACCTCCTCGCCACAATGTGCTTTAATCgtgattataaataattatgcTTATTGCCcataaatatatactactactataaactTTTGATGTAATCggattttgtttaaatttttaaaaaaattaatgcctTCTTATCCATCTAAATAACCTGAATATTGACCCAGTTGAGATTTTTCGGCTTAAAGTTAAAATATTTTGGtttcaatttatataaaatttattttatgctTCTTTGGTGAATTCCTTTTTTGGGTATATTATGGAAATTAGCTTTTCTCAAATTGGATTATTAAGCTTTCGTCGTTGTGAGAGACGTATATGCATTGGATTTCAATAGTCAACAATAGATCTCCATCACACGATTGGATTTCAATTGGATTTCAGTAGTATATATGTGTCAATCCCCTTCCTTCATCCAATAGAGTCAGagataaattaacaaattgAACAACTCATATAATTGGAAATAAGAAGCAAAAGTAGTTTCCACAACAAGAAGTCGAACAAGAATTGGATTTGAGAATGGAGCTATCACCGCATCAATATCTCCCTCCCAATAATATTAGAACGAATCAAGCTCCCAACAGTCGCCGCCGCCATCTTCACATCCTCCACCGGATTCCCCTTCGCCAGCTTCTTATACAGATAGCTCTCAAACGTCATCCTCTGCACATACTCCTTCCCACACAGCTCCACCAGCGCCTCCAGCCCCGCATTACTCCCATAAAACACCCTCTGCAACACGTCCAAGAATTTGAACGTCGCGAAGAACTCGTCGTCCCACTTCCGCAGATACTCCCTCCTCAAATCCCCCTCTCCGATCATCCTCCTCCCATTCTCCGACGCCCTCACGATCCCCTCCCCGCACATCCTCCCGCTCCTCGCCGCGAAGTATATCCCCTCGCCGGAGCATTTCGTCACGTACCCGGCCGCGTCCCCGACTAACGCCACCCGCCCCCGGACCCTCACCGGCCGGGGGTGCTCCGGGATGGGGTGGGCTTCCACTTTGATGATTACCCCTCCTTCGATTTTAGGTTTCACTCTGTTTTTTATTGCGCACTGAAGGTGTTTGATGTTTTGCTTCGATGAAATCGTGCCTGTACCGACTGCCACGTGGTCGCATTTGGGGAAAACCCACGCGTAGAAATCGGGTGAGACGTCGTTTCCGATGTACATCTCTGCTAGGTTTTCGTAGTATTGCATTTTCTCTTCCGGCAATTTGATTCTCTCCTGGAACGCGATTGCGCAAGTGTAGCTTCCGGCGTCGATTGACTTCGCTACCTTGCTATTGGCGCCGTCTGCTCCGATTATGACGTCTACAGCGAGGGAATTTTGGGTGTTGTTGGAGATATAGTGGATTATGTAAGGGGATTTTTCCGATAACGGCAGGTCTATGCTTGTGACTAGGGCTTTTACAAGGGTGGCGCCGTGATCCGCTGCGCGGCGCCGGAGGAAATTGTCCAGCACTTCTCGGCGAACCATGGAGATGAATTCATGGGGCTTGAGCGTTTTCCCGAAATCGACGGTGAGATTTGAGGGCGAGATGATCTTCATTTGGGTGACTTTGCGGTCAATGAGGTGAGAGGGAATGGAGAATTCATCAAGCATGCACAAGGGAATGGCGCCTCCACAGGGCTTTGCTGCTTCGGGGCTGCGTTCGAAGAGGAATGTCTCGATGCCACCGGAGGCCAGAGCTTCCGCTGCAGATGACCCTGCCGGGCCACCGCCTATCACTGCAGCTCGCAGTGTTGCGGTGATGGTAAAAGTGGTAGTCTTTCTGCATCTGATTGTTTGGGGATTAAATGTCTTGGATTTCAGAGTCTGCCTGAAGGAGTGGAGGGGCTGGTTTATTGTGTTTAGAGTTTGGGCTGCCATTTTCAGGAGTTAAGAGTTAGGGTTTGCAAAAGTGGAGAAAAGAAGGTAGAATTCTACATTTTCTAACAAGGAAAGATTAGTTTAATCACACTAGAGATTAGTTTAATACTAATGGTAAGTGGCATCTTTCTGCCTTTTGCAGGGTAAAGTGAAAGATTTTTAAAGAATCTTTGTTTTCTTCGATAAAATTTGTTCATTGCATTGCTAACAAAATTTGGCGGTTGTGTGTAAAAATCTTTTCCACATTTCCATTTTAAAAACTTTCAGGAGGGGGTAGTATGATGATTGAAcacattgatattttttttattactacacAATGTAATTCTCAAAATCAAATTCTCTTCTTTCATTTTGATCCCCAGGTATACAGCTTATATATGCTAGCTGTGCCGTAGGTAATTcttttacaattttattttgcCAGTAAATTATGCCAACCACGTGCATTTAGCCCAAATATGTATTGACTGTTACTGGTttctaaacaaataaatcacaaaatcGCATAAAATCACTGGAATCTATGTCTAAGACTTACAAAGTCTACTAGAAAAGTAATACTGCTACTACAAGTGAATAACCGATAACAATTGTGTGATGGCAATGTCTTGGTAAATCATCTTAGTCTCTACCTAGAAGGTCTCTACTTGGCTTCTTTAATTCTATGAACAATAAGATAccatatttgattttattctggCTGCACCTGGTGGATGAAATATGTGATGAACTCTATGGAGCTAAATGAAAAGTATAGCAATCACTTAGTGGAAGATTAAGATATCAATGTAATACTTCAAATGTCAGTAGAATATTTATGCTGGAAAGTAGTTAACGTGACCTTTTTACGCCCAATTGATATTGGTAATAATCTCATGCATCTGTGAGGAACTTATTCAAAATCTACTGTGCTTGTAATCACTGAGGATAATTAgagaatagaaggaaaatattatGCAAACCTGGAAGCTGAGGTCCTAGCTTTATACCACATTACATCTTCTACTTCCATCGTAATACTCCAGGCCTCTTAATTCTCAATAAACCATCATAGTTTGAGTTGTAATTGGAATCATAGTAGCCTTTCTACTATCTAGAAGGATTAGTAGTTCGCAAAGCTGCCTTGGAAGTGAACCAAGTGATCATTATACTGTCCAATTACAGTTTGGAAGTTTTTGGGAACAAGATGTCCAGCAGATTCTTTGATCATCTATATGAATGATCTATGGACCTGTACATAGAGGGATGGCCTGCCAATCATCCTTAGATATTATAAGCATAGTTTCTTCGTGTAATGTAACTTTATAGTCTTGAAACTGAAGTACTTGAATTTCGCTTCATTCCGGTGTTTAAACACATCATATTCATTATTAAGAAATAGGTTCGATTTCTTTAGGGTAAACTTACATCACTGCACAAGCAAACCATCAATGATAGGACTATTTAATTGCACTAGTTCATTGATTTCAGAATATTTGGTGACTGAAGAATCAAATTCTCGGATGTTAAAGTTATGAAAACCTCTTTTTGGAAATCAGTGCTAGTTGGTTATTGAACTTTTGTAGATTGAAAATCAGAGAGTCCTTTATAAGTTACTTTCTAATTCTTGTAATAGAATGGACTTATCACTGACATGCTCCTTCATATGCTGGTTACAAGATAGTATAAATTACAATATTTTACATAAACTTAAGTTAAAAAAATCCGAACCAGATGCTTGCTACATTTTATTTCCCATTGGACCTGCACAAGCTGTGGGAGCAACATTAGTACCTGTTTGGTGGTGAAGCCCCCAAAGTTTAATGTCCTTCGTGCTCGTCGTTGATTTGATTGGACCAGGTGACCCTCTAAAGCGTGGAGATCGATGTGAGGATGCCATATGATTCCCAATCCAACTACTGCTCGTCAATTCACTATTAATAGATGATACTGGAGACAGCTTATGTTTATAAGGAGATGTACTCTCAGAATATACATCAAAACTAATTGGTCGTAATCTTGGCGAGCTTGTTGATCTAGCTTTTGCTTTGGCAGACTCTGTCGAGGCCATGTATGCAGGAACAATAGGAGAACCTACAAATAGAGTTTCATCTCCTGTGGAGCGCTGCTTCCTATGATGATAAGATTTTCTTGGGACATATGCAGGAGGGTCAGACATGTCTGCTTGATGTTTCTTTTGAAAGTTTAGTTTGCCCCCGATTTCAGCAATGGTTCTTGAATTGGTTGACAAAGTTCTATCCAAATTGCGTGGACTCTCACTTTTAGCTAGTTGGGAATCTACCCATTGTTCCAACCAATATCTCCGTCTCCCATATACCTTGTCACGTTCTGTTTCTGCTGATCTCTGGTAATATATATCCATATGATGATAATTCAAAAGGGGGATGCTACTACTATAATGGGAGTTGAAAATTTTAACTCAAAGAAACTCACCCGGTGGTTCAAGTAATATTCTCTGACCTGGTCTCTCTTGATAGAAGCCTCTCTTTTAGTAAGAAGCAGAGGTTTTAGCTCTCTCTTGGTCAATGCACTCTCATCCCACCTCTTTTGGCTGTTGAAATCTACCTGTATTTTCATAGAAGATTGCTGATCATCACATAATGATGGATAATGGAAACAGCCAACATTTAAcagtaatataaattataagCAGGACAATCAAAAAGAGAAACAGAGATATGATTTCATATTGTCTCTTATCCTGATTTTTCTGTTGGCAGCCGTGATTATGAAACTCAACTGCAGGATAAATTGCTGAATCTCTAGAATGTGATTAGCATGTTGGAAAATAACGCACTCAGTTGACTTGATGATACTCTATTTATGCGGATAAGTTACTTGGCCACTTCCAGCCCTTGATATTTAACTCTCAAGGCAGAAACAGAAAAAACATAGGCGATTGTTAATGGAGTAGGCAGAGAAGGGGATGGGGGGAGAACAAGATGGAAGAAGTTAAGTTGGACTATTAGTCCAAGTGAGATTTATGTAAAATTTGtttcgttgatgtagttttatgTATATGCCTTTTCTTAATATTAGTAAAATTAAAAGAAGCTAATACATAGATGTTCATATATTAAGGTAACCACATTCCACAACTTAACCTTTATGTCTGTTTCGCTGAAATCCTGTGATTTGTGATCTTGACACTGCAACTCCTTAACTCTTTCGCTCCTCTTTGAGAAAACTTCTGATTGGATGTTTACTATGGACTGCAAACACTTGAAGGTGTTGATAGCTTGCTTTCGAACAGCCGAACCTCGGATTAGAGCTTGAAGCTTGACAACTCCTTTCAGTGCTCGTAGTGCTTTCCTTGCCTGGAACCCCCGGCGGGAGAAGAACATGTTATACTCTGAATTAAACTGTTACATTGAAATTAACAGCTCCAATCTTTTCATCTATTCATTTTACTTGGCTATTTCAGTTTGGTATGATACTTTAAAAATGCTAATGACATCGATGTTTTTTTTACTCCTGTCATTGGTTCTGATAAATGTGCCACTTTCAGCACCTGCTGAGGTTATTTGCCATCCAAACAGAGTATCTTAAATAAACTCACTAGATAACCGCGAAATGCAGCTTGAACTTTGATTGCAGCTGAAGCTTTTGATGTGATGTTGTGTTGATGAGGAATTTTCAAAACACTGGCATGACTGTGGCTTTGTGAAGATTCTGGATGGGCTATTTCCCCATTGCTGGGGATCTGCCGAAGCTCAGAAGTGTCTGTTGCAACGGTTACTGGAACAAAAGTAGTACTCTGTTCTGTGAGTTGCCATGGCAGCCTTTCTCTCGGAGAGGATGGCCCTAGTTCTTTCATCTTAAGCAATCGGCAGGCCCATCTCCTTCGCTTATCCTTGTTGCAGCACACAAGAGATCGAAGCAGTTCAGGTAAATCCTCTTCAGTGTAAATGTTGAATTGAAAATGATCATTTTGTGTACCTTGTCCCTTCTTGATTGTGGCTCTGAAATGAAAAACCTCTTTATTAGACTGAACCAGGTCTTCTTCTTTGCCATCAAGTACCACTGCTGAAAATGAGAGTGTCGAAAATAGTAAAGATTAACAAAAGACTTACCATACTAAGTATAGCAAATGAACGTCGGATTTGTGTGCAAGGTATGTGCTTCCTTAACATGGACaactaaaaaatactactcataAATGCATGTGCCATTTTATGATTTCTTGATAAACTCACTTTTGTATCCCGTCAATTGTAGTTGCCCCTTTTTTAATCTTCTTTTCAATAATTTCATCTTTTTTATGATGAGTTTCACGTGCTGGGCACGTGGGCCTTGCCTTATAAAGTCGAGTTAAATTATATCATTGATACTATAAGCAGCACCTTATGCTTTTTTTATGGGGTCTGCTTATTCTCCTTGTTTGCCAACTTACTTTATTGTGTGGAAAACACATTATCA
Encoded here:
- the LOC121755685 gene encoding uncharacterized protein LOC121755685 gives rise to the protein MGKWNRRYIPMRKPRQYDCDDPPPSPPRPYFSGVAHSRVPSWEIDYCHSCKVPWNKVLASKKYIYSYPSVLNWDGSAGKEALENAKQRFWAKINGHLCDNPLPDPDMYIDEIDWNPYIDRELMEDLDLQVFCPDEAEKIGKLDTINEEVECAQTQHDKKQYTSDNPWERDQLLGTENLKQENGWDRWDDTLNLRNDDPWEQSCRKLVGSSKDNTWGIRSESWEWPQGLDKTQSSSFADCGRGKSWNCNEKTMAVREDGWGQGRRENNSWSWGPGNNNSTRVTLFETNNCIGSKETGWRDNRNVSWGVRDARYDDSEAKHWDPNFRRGGWSSRGGGRKRESTVQHTSKYKSSRYLGDPYGYGQQI
- the LOC121755671 gene encoding geranylgeranyl diphosphate reductase, chloroplastic-like — translated: MAAQTLNTINQPLHSFRQTLKSKTFNPQTIRCRKTTTFTITATLRAAVIGGGPAGSSAAEALASGGIETFLFERSPEAAKPCGGAIPLCMLDEFSIPSHLIDRKVTQMKIISPSNLTVDFGKTLKPHEFISMVRREVLDNFLRRRAADHGATLVKALVTSIDLPLSEKSPYIIHYISNNTQNSLAVDVIIGADGANSKVAKSIDAGSYTCAIAFQERIKLPEEKMQYYENLAEMYIGNDVSPDFYAWVFPKCDHVAVGTGTISSKQNIKHLQCAIKNRVKPKIEGGVIIKVEAHPIPEHPRPVRVRGRVALVGDAAGYVTKCSGEGIYFAARSGRMCGEGIVRASENGRRMIGEGDLRREYLRKWDDEFFATFKFLDVLQRVFYGSNAGLEALVELCGKEYVQRMTFESYLYKKLAKGNPVEDVKMAAATVGSLIRSNIIGREILMR
- the LOC121755672 gene encoding protein IQ-DOMAIN 12-like: MAKKKTWFSLIKRFFISEPQSRRDKDKRRRWACRLLKMKELGPSSPRERLPWQLTEQSTTFVPVTVATDTSELRQIPSNGEIAHPESSQSHSHASVLKIPHQHNITSKASAAIKVQAAFRGYLARKALRALKGVVKLQALIRGSAVRKQAINTFKCLQSIVNIQSEVFSKRSERVKELQCQDHKSQDFSETDIKVDFNSQKRWDESALTKRELKPLLLTKREASIKRDQVREYYLNHRRSAETERDKVYGRRRYWLEQWVDSQLAKSESPRNLDRTLSTNSRTIAEIGGKLNFQKKHQADMSDPPAYVPRKSYHHRKQRSTGDETLFVGSPIVPAYMASTESAKAKARSTSSPRLRPISFDVYSESTSPYKHKLSPVSSINSELTSSSWIGNHMASSHRSPRFRGSPGPIKSTTSTKDIKLWGLHHQTGTNVAPTACAGPMGNKM